Within Thermococcus celer Vu 13 = JCM 8558, the genomic segment GGTGATAGCCGAGGCCGAGCTTGAACCCGTACCGAAAGACATAGCGAACCATCCGGCGGTGGTTAACCACGCGAGGCGGAGGGGCAAGAGGCCTGAGGAGACCATTTTAGATGCCACCTACCACCACGCGGCCATCAAAAAGCTCCCCGATGGTGAGAGGCGCGGGAGGCCCGATATCGTCCACGTCTGCCTCCTCAACGCCCTCGAGAGCATAGCCAACCGGGAGGGCCTTTTGAGGGTCTACGTGCACACGAGGAACGACGAGGTGATTTACGTAAAGCCCGAGACGAGGATCCCGAGGAACTACAACCGTTTCGTCGGGTTGATGGAGAGCCTCTTCAAAAACAGGGCGGTACCCAGGGATTTGAAACTGCTCCGGCTGGAGGAGAAATCCCTTGGGGAGCTCGTAGACGAGATAAAACCCGACGGGGTCTTCGTTATGCACGAGGACGGCGAATTGATGAAACCCCCTGAATTCGGGAGAACCCTATCGAGGTTCCAAAACCCGCTCGTGGTCGTTGGCGGCTTTCCCCACGGGGACTTCAGGGGGAAAATTCCGGGGAGAAAGGTAAGCCTTTACAGGGAACCGCTGATGGCGTGGACGGTTGTGAACGAAATAATAATCAATTTTGAGCATTGGAGCCTCTAAATTGGGTAGAAAAATCACACAATGTTTTTATATACCTTCCCCATTACTCTTTAGGGCCCTGATAGACGGAACAATCACTGGCCGGAGGTGCGATGGATGAGAAAGGTTGGCTTCCTGATGGCGTTTTTGATAACGGGGTACATCCTCGGGATATGGAACTTCCTGGTACTGCCGAAGTACTACATAAACTTTGGATTGAAGGGATTCCTGATATCTCTGATACCGATGCTCATCGCCCTGTTCCTGATATACAGCGAGGTTGAGAGCACCAGGCGCACAAGGTACCTGATATACGAGCTGTTCTTCAAGGTATCCCGCACACCCGCGTTCATCTTCGTCCTGCTGATGTTTCTGCTCGTGATGCTCGGAATAACCACATACTACTCCTCTTACAGCCTCATCTACGTCTTCAACGTTGCCCCCAGGTACATTCCGGCGATAGCCTTCGGAACGATACTCATCTCCTTCCTCCTCCTCGTACTCGCCAAGGGAAGAACTCTCGAGGTCATCTCCGTACTTTCGGTGCTTTTCGTGCTCTTTGCAATAGCTTCGGCGTTCCTTATCAGGGAGCAGGCACTCAGCACCGTTACATCACCACGGGCGATCAACTACATGGAAACCGCGGTCTCGGCGATAACGTCCTTTGGACACTCTATTTCCCTCAAAGGAGTTCTGTATATGTCCGTCTCCGTGCTCGTATCCCTCGGTCTCGGTGCCGGTGTTTACTACGTGGTGGGAAGCTTCACCCCTGAGGGGGTCAGCTTCAAAAGGGTCCTCGCCGCCGTTTTCATCCTCCAGGTAATACTGAGCTTCGCGGCGGCCTTCACCGTCGCCTACTCCCTCGGTGCCGCTTACCAGGGGTTTGAGAGGGCTTTCCATAACCCGAACATTCCGGCGGAGCGATCCATGAAGCTATTTATAGGGTTCCAGAACCTCAAGGAGTACACCACGAACACCGAGAAGAGCCCGATGACCTCGATCGAGGTGTTCTATTCGATCCCCTACGTGCTCAGGGGCAACATCGCCAACGCGGACAGGTTGATATACCTCCTCATGCTCTCGCTCTACTTCGCGGGGCTGACCACCATAATCGTCCTGATAGAGATGGGCAACCAGATACTGTCCGAGGTCATGCAGATCGGAAGGGGAAAGAGTCTAACTCTGGTGTCCCTCCTCGGTTTCGTGGTCTCGGCAACTATGGTAGTAGGCGACATCAGGACGATGTTCGTCGTGGTGCCCTTCAGCGTTGGCGCTATAATAGCCGCGGTGGAGGCGTACCCCCTTCTCTCGGAGGGGCTTGAGCACAACAAAGGGATAGTGGGGGTCATAGTGGCCACCCTTCTGCTGATCGGACTGCTCACGCTGTACTATGCACTCAGGACGTCGAGCACTACCGTGAGGATAGGGGGGCTCCTTGGACTGGTGCTCCTCGTGCCGGTCTTCATGAACGGAGTGCTGATGAGGGGCCGTCGTTGACCTTTCCTTTATTCAAAAATTTTTTAAAGACCAGTCCCAATCGGTTTTAGAACGCTTATGGAGGTCTGAGAAATGGGAGACAAGACCAAGGTTCAGGTCAGCAAGCTCAAACCCGGAAGGTACATCCTCATCG encodes:
- a CDS encoding 16S rRNA methyltransferase; the protein is MLHLVIAEAELEPVPKDIANHPAVVNHARRRGKRPEETILDATYHHAAIKKLPDGERRGRPDIVHVCLLNALESIANREGLLRVYVHTRNDEVIYVKPETRIPRNYNRFVGLMESLFKNRAVPRDLKLLRLEEKSLGELVDEIKPDGVFVMHEDGELMKPPEFGRTLSRFQNPLVVVGGFPHGDFRGKIPGRKVSLYREPLMAWTVVNEIIINFEHWSL
- a CDS encoding sodium-dependent transporter, translating into MRKVGFLMAFLITGYILGIWNFLVLPKYYINFGLKGFLISLIPMLIALFLIYSEVESTRRTRYLIYELFFKVSRTPAFIFVLLMFLLVMLGITTYYSSYSLIYVFNVAPRYIPAIAFGTILISFLLLVLAKGRTLEVISVLSVLFVLFAIASAFLIREQALSTVTSPRAINYMETAVSAITSFGHSISLKGVLYMSVSVLVSLGLGAGVYYVVGSFTPEGVSFKRVLAAVFILQVILSFAAAFTVAYSLGAAYQGFERAFHNPNIPAERSMKLFIGFQNLKEYTTNTEKSPMTSIEVFYSIPYVLRGNIANADRLIYLLMLSLYFAGLTTIIVLIEMGNQILSEVMQIGRGKSLTLVSLLGFVVSATMVVGDIRTMFVVVPFSVGAIIAAVEAYPLLSEGLEHNKGIVGVIVATLLLIGLLTLYYALRTSSTTVRIGGLLGLVLLVPVFMNGVLMRGRR